One window of Hypanus sabinus isolate sHypSab1 chromosome 10, sHypSab1.hap1, whole genome shotgun sequence genomic DNA carries:
- the LOC132400303 gene encoding histone acetyltransferase p300-like isoform X2, translating into MYKILLSRVSLKVFSLIRDLPTYQGALDALKRQYLWLVNTVYARHCLATQQQRPGESSGQVLRALQTLVRACDCKGLTMEQHSELLVRDTFVTGIRKSATGTTLPAWLTSPGPALLRKHVRGNKYFLLVERVHLLHANPQHAYVVLPDGREDMASIRDLAPAGTADHYPEHSIVTMNPVPEVTPRTPSPTQTPHNTPIPGISHAHIPGASLTHEGSLTPSGLTPPVRPEPAQPPSPVQSPPAPVKSQPVLRRSQRQIRPPDRLKL; encoded by the exons atgtacaaaatatTACTATCTAGAGTAAGTctgaaagtattctcccttatcagggacctaccgacctaccaaggggcactggacgccctcaaaagacagtacctgtggctggtgaacactgtctacgcaagacattgcttagcgacGCAACAACAGCGACCCGGCGAGTCAAGCGGGCAggttctccgagccctacagacacttgtgcgGGCTTGTGACTGCAAAGGTCTGACAATGGAGCAGCAttcggagctcctggtacgagacaccttcgttacggggatcag gaagtctgccactgggaccaccctaccggcttggctgacatccccagggccagcgctgctccggaaacatgtgaggggCAATAAATACTtcctgctggtcgagagggttcaccttctacatgcgaacccccagcatgcctacgtggtcttacctgatgggcgggaggacatggcctccatccgcgacctggcgcccgcaggaacagcagaccactaccccgaacactccatagtaactatgaaccctgtacctgaggtgacaccgcgcacaccgagccctacacagactcctcacaacactcctatACCAGGCATCTCGCATGcgcatataccaggtgcctcgctcacgcatgagggatcactgacgcctagtgggctgacacctccagttaggccggaaccagcacaacctccgtctccggtgcaatcaccaccggcacctgtgaaatcacagccggtgctacgtagatcgcagcgacagattcgaccacctgatagacttaaactgtaa
- the LOC132400303 gene encoding uncharacterized protein LOC132400303 isoform X1 — MYKILLSRVSLKVFSLIRDLPTYQGALDALKRQYLWLVNTVYARHCLATQQQRPGESSGQVLRALQTLVRACDCKGLTMEQHSELLVRDTFVTGIRSVYVRQWLLENADLTLRSAIETADMLEAALHNADAAQPRDPLPVPWTLQTPMLPVPASEFTTTAASRESTNSPKPTTAAASRKPTQCYFCRLEKHPQKCCPAREVTCSSCGKKGHFAKVCKSEPGAGSGSATCEAWGRPSLLAPPRPAPDPPVLTGHQDGDSTLASVTLDQSAPHQLARSMMDIQVKGHRTSCLFDRQH; from the coding sequence atgtacaaaatatTACTATCTAGAGTAAGTctgaaagtattctcccttatcagggacctaccgacctaccaaggggcactggacgccctcaaaagacagtacctgtggctggtgaacactgtctacgcaagacattgcttagcgacGCAACAACAGCGACCCGGCGAGTCAAGCGGGCAggttctccgagccctacagacacttgtgcgGGCTTGTGACTGCAAAGGTCTGACAATGGAGCAGCAttcggagctcctggtacgagacaccttcgttacggggatcaggtcagtgtacgtgcgccagtggctgctggaaaatgccgatcttaccttacgctcggcgatcgagacggccgacatgctggaggctgctctgcacaacgctgacgctgccCAGCCGCGCGATCCCCTGCCAGTTCcgtggacactgcagaccccgATGCTGCCGGTTCCCGCGAGTGAATTCACCAccaccgctgccagtcgcgagtccacgaactccccgaaaccgaccacagctgctgccagtcgcaagcccacgcagtgttacttctgcagactcgaaaagcacccccaaaaatgctgcccggcccgagaagtgaCCTGTtccagctgtgggaagaagggccatttcgccaaggtctgtaagtctgaaccaggagcggggtcgggcagcgccacgtgtgaggcatgggggcggccatctttgttggcaccacctcgccccgcccccgacccaccggtgcttactgggcaccaagacggcgattcaactctggcctccgtgaccctcgaccaaagcgctccacaccagcttgcaaggtcaatgatggacatccaggtgaaggggcacaggactagctgcctgtttgacaggcagcactga